One genomic region from Haloterrigena gelatinilytica encodes:
- a CDS encoding N-acyl homoserine lactonase family protein — MVDASITPIDRGTITADSNNIVEGFSLGTAADPNPETVMADGPVYNVIIDHPEATILWDTGSHPDAADGHWPEELYAAFEHSGLRPLEDDLADAGYDVDDVDAVIQTHLHLDHAGGLYAFEGTDVPIYVHERELKYAYYSAKTDAGDEAYVAGDFDRDLNWEIVHRDREQHFADLEFVRLPGHTPGLLGLVLELDDIGTVVLAGDQAYTRANYRDERPMGGQLLWSKRHWLESLRTVQEIERRRDATVICGHDGDDLETLREL, encoded by the coding sequence ATGGTCGACGCATCCATCACCCCGATCGACCGCGGGACGATCACCGCCGACAGCAACAACATCGTCGAGGGCTTTTCCCTGGGCACGGCCGCCGATCCGAACCCCGAGACGGTGATGGCCGACGGCCCCGTCTACAACGTCATCATCGACCACCCCGAGGCGACGATCCTCTGGGACACCGGCTCCCACCCCGACGCCGCCGACGGCCACTGGCCCGAGGAGCTCTACGCCGCCTTCGAACACAGCGGCCTGCGACCGCTCGAGGACGACCTCGCGGACGCGGGCTACGACGTCGACGACGTCGACGCGGTGATCCAGACGCACCTCCACCTCGACCACGCGGGCGGGCTCTACGCCTTCGAGGGAACCGACGTGCCGATCTACGTCCACGAGCGCGAACTGAAGTACGCCTACTACAGCGCCAAGACCGACGCGGGCGACGAGGCCTACGTCGCCGGCGACTTCGACCGCGACCTGAACTGGGAGATCGTCCACCGCGACCGCGAACAACACTTCGCGGACCTCGAGTTCGTTCGCCTCCCCGGCCACACGCCGGGGCTGCTCGGCCTCGTCCTCGAACTCGATGACATCGGGACCGTCGTCCTCGCGGGCGATCAGGCCTACACGCGAGCGAACTACCGCGACGAGCGGCCGATGGGCGGCCAACTGCTCTGGAGCAAACGCCACTGGCTCGAGAGCCTGCGGACCGTCCAGGAGATCGAACGCCGCCGCGACGCGACCGTGATCTGCGGCCACGACGGCGACGACCTCGAGACGCTTCGCGAATTGTGA